In Balaenoptera acutorostrata chromosome 19, mBalAcu1.1, whole genome shotgun sequence, the following proteins share a genomic window:
- the TMED6 gene encoding transmembrane emp24 domain-containing protein 6, whose protein sequence is MFPLLFGAGLVVLNLVSSARSQKTEPLSGSGDQPLFRGADRYDFAIMIPPGGTECFWQFAHQTGYFYFSYEVQRTLGMSHDRHVAATAHTPQGFLIDTSKNVWGQINFSTQETGFYQLCLTNRQNRFGSVQVYLNFGVFYEGPEMDHKEKNERKQLNDTLDAIEKSTRKVQNNIFHMWRYYNFARMRKVADFFLLQSNYNYVNWWSTAQSLVIILSGILQLYFLKRLFNIPTTTDTKKPRC, encoded by the exons ATGTTCCCCTTGCTCTTTGGGGCTGGACTGGTGGTTCTGAACCTAGTGAGCTCTGCAAGGAGCCAGAAGACAGAACCTCTTAGTGGCTCTGGGGACCAGCCCCTCTTCCGTGGTGCGGATCGATACGACTTTGCCATCATGATCCCTCCAGGAGGCACAGAATGCTTTTGGCAATTTGCCCACCAGACTGGATACTTCTATTTCAGTTATGAG GTTCAGCGGACACTGGGAATGTCACATGACCGGCATGTTGCTGCCACTGCACATACCCCACAGGGTTTCCTTATAGACACCTCTAAGAATGTTTGGGGCCAGATTAACTTCTCTACCCAAGAGACAG GTTTTTATCAGCTTTGTCTAACAAATCGGCAAAATCGCTTTGGTTCTGTGCAAGTATACCTCAATTTTGGAGTCTTCTATGAGGGGCCTGAGATGGACCAcaaagagaagaatgaaagaaaacaactgaATGATACTTTGGATGCAATTGAG AAGAGTACACGAAAGGTGCAGAACAATATCTTTCACATGTGGCGATACTACAACTTCGCTCGCATGAGAAAAGTGGCTGACTTTTTCCTACTCCAGTCAAACTATAACTATGTGAATTGGTGGTCGACAGCCCAGAGCCTTGTTATTATTCTTTCTGGGATCCTGCAGCTATATTTCTTGAAGCGTCTCTTCAACATCCCAACGACTACAGACACAAAGAAGCCAAGATGCTAA